In the Labrus mixtus unplaced genomic scaffold, fLabMix1.1 SCAFFOLD_127, whole genome shotgun sequence genome, one interval contains:
- the itgb2 gene encoding integrin beta-2, which produces MDPCGLVLLLLLMARNGSFQQEGVCSKTLINSCNDCIQSGPFCVWCKQLNFTSAGEQEAVRCNTKAKLIAKGCSSREIVFPQNFLNVEKKEALSTRFNQQEPVQLSPQKIQLSLRPGLSETFSVSFKRVEGYPVDLYYLMDLSYSMKDDLQNVKELGENLFETLKQFTENAQIGFGAFVDKTVLPFTNTNEQKLQKPCDEDYKQCQAAFGYRHVLNLTASEKDFRKKVNEQFISGNLDIPEGSLDAMMQAAVCQDVIGWRNSSTRLIVLTTDAGFHMAGDGKLAGILEPNDEKCHMKNNLYTQSSHTDYPSVGQLAMQLGKNNIQPIFAVTNEVVKVYQQLSKMIPKSEVGVLSSDSQNVVELIEAAYKRLSSKVTLTHDNLPDDVRVVYTPICPNAGPAGGSEGVCDNVPVGQEIMFNVTVTADSCMTAKTFTIRPLGIKDTLTVTLTTECECHCDDSLKTDQDHCSRKGRVTCGICSCNEGFVGQFCNCSVGDKDEESLRAFCRRQNGTECEGRGDCECGRCKCHNTKTGGTYYGKYCECENEHCEKFQNKLCGGNGRCLCGTCKCNSGYEGTACQCKKSEEECQTANKTVCFGRGKCKCNHCECNEGYQRPLCRDCFGCPDPCQTKVNCIECQGFESGAFKKNCSVACINITSEKVEQFTITSKQCQHKDSEGCWIKFRLHQLIGEDNYKAEILSRRDCPEPPNVIAIISAAVASVALIGILLLMLIKSLIYFKDLKEFKKFENEKKKSKWAEADNPLFKDATTTVQNPTFTGE; this is translated from the exons ATGGATCCCTGCGGACTGGTTCTTCTCCTGCTGTTGATGGCTAGAAATG GGTCGTTTCAACAAGAGGGGGTTTGTTCCAAGACTTTAATCAACTCCTGCAACGACTGTATCCAATCTGGACCCTTCTGTGTGTGGTGCAAACAGCTG AACTTCACCAGCGCTGGTGAGCAGGAAGCTGTTCGCTGCAACACCAAAGCTAAGTTAATAGCAAAAGGCTGCAGTAGCAGAGAAATCGTATTTCCTCAAAATTTTCTGAATGTTGAAAAGAAAGAGGCCCTCTCCACCCGGTTCAACCAGCAGGAGCCGGTCCAGCTGAGTCCCCAGAAGATCCAACTGAGTCTGAGACCGG GACTCTCCGAGACGTTCAGTGTGTCATTTAAAAGAGTAGAAGGTTATCCCGTGGATCTCTACTACCTGATGGATTTATCTTACTCCATGAAAGACGACCTGCAAAATGTCAAAGAATTGGGAGAAAATCTTTTTGAAACTCTAAAACAATTCACCGAAAATGCTCAAATAg GGTTTGGAGCCTTCGTGGATAAAACCGTCCTGCCGTTCACTAACACCAACGAGCAGAAGCTGCAGAAACCATGTGATGAGGACTACAAGCAGTGTCAGGCTGCCTTTGGCTACAGACATGTCCTCAATCTGACAGCAAGCGAGAAAGACTTCAGAAAGAAGGTTAACGAGCAGTTCATCTCCGGAAACCTGGACATTCCTGAGGGAAGTCTGGACGCCATGATGCAGGCTGCCGTGTGCCAG GATGTTATCGGTTGGAGGAACAGCAGCACTCGGCTCATTGTTCTGACCACAGATGCTGGTTTCCACATGGCAGGAGACGGTAAACTGGCCGGTATCCTGGAGCCAAACGATGAGAAATGTCACATGAAGAACAATCTCTACACCCAGAGCAGTCATACG GATTATCCGTCTGTGGGACAGCTGGCCATGCAGcttggaaaaaacaacattcagccGATATTTGCAGTAACAAATGAAGTGGTGAAAGTGTACCAG CAACTCTCCAAAATGATTCCTAAATCTGAGGTCGGAGTTCTGTCATCAGATTCTCAAAACGTGGTTGAGCTGATTGAAGCAGCGTACAAA AGGCTGTCCTCCAAAGTTACTCTGACCCACGATAATCTGCCTGATGACGTCAGGGTCGTGTACACCCCTATATGTCCTAACGCtggaccagcagggggcagcgaAGGCGTTTGTGACAACGTGCCTGTGGGACAGGAA ATTATGTTTAACGTCACGGTAACAGCGGACTCCTGCATGACGGCGAAAACGTTCACGATCAGACCTCTGGGAATCAAAGACACTCTGACTGTGACTTTAACTACAGAATGCGAGTGTCACTGTGATGACTCGTTAAAGACAGACCAAGACCACTGCTCACGTAAAGGACGAGTCACCTGTGGGATCTGCAG CTGTAATGAAGGCTTCGTCGGTCAGTTCTGTAACTGTTCGGTTGGAGATAAAGACGAGGAATCACTGCGAGCTTTCTGTCGGAGGCAGAACGGCACGGAGTGCGAGGGCAGAGGAGACTGTGAGTGTGGTCGCTGTAAGTGTCACAACACCAAGACTGGAGGCACTTACTACGGGAAATACTGCGAGTGTGAGAACGAACACTGTGAGAAGTTCCAGAACAAGCTGTGTGGAG GAAACGGGAGATGCCTCTGTGGGACGTGTAAATGCAACTCAGGCTACGAGGGCACTGCCTGTCAGTGTAAAAAGTCTGAAGAAGAATGTCAAACCGCCAACAAAACAGTGTGCTTCGGCAGAGGAAAGTGCAAGTGTAACCACTGCGAGTGTAACGAGGGATACCAGCGACCACTGTGCCGGGACTGCTTCGGGTGTCCCGACCCCTGTCAGACCAAAGT GAACTGCATCGAATGCCAGGGCTTTGAGTCTGGAGCCTTTAAGAAGAACTGCAGCGTGGCCTGCATCAACATCACTTCTGAGAAAGTTGAACAATTCACCATAACTAGCAAACAGTGCCAGCACAAGGACTCCGAGGGCTGCTGGATCAAATTCAGGCTGCATCAGTTAATCGGAGAGGATAACTACAAGGCGGAGATTCTGTCTCGGAGAG ACTGTCCAGAACCGCCCAATGTCATAGCCATCATCTCAGCGGCTGTTGCTTCTGTTGCCCTGATTGGCATCCTGCTACTGATGCTCATCAAGTCCCTCATCTACTTTAAGGATCTTAAAGAGTTCAagaagtttgaaaatgaaaagaagaaatccAAGTGGGCAGAG GCTGACAACCCTCTATTCAAGGATGCAACCACCACTGTCCAAAACCCAACCTTCACTGGAGAGTAA